The following is a genomic window from Parabacteroides johnsonii DSM 18315.
ATTTCTTGGTCGTTTTCCTTTCGGGGAACACGAAAGTCGTGTTATAGTCCCCGTCAAAGGCGACTATGGCATTAAAGCTCTTGCCCTGCTTGCTCTTGAAGCCTTTGAGCAGCTTCGTATGCCCGTCGGTGAGCAGGTCTTTGATTTCGTCGTCGGAAAGGGTGCGGTTCGCTTTCAGGCGGAACACGGGCAGCCCGCACTCCGCGTTGTCGCAGCGTACCACCTTGCAGTAGAACTGCATGCTGCCCGTCCCGCACTTGGGACACTTGCAGCCGGAATCCCTGCGGGAGAACAGCTTGTCGCACGAGAGCAGTTCGGAGGTGATTTCACGTGTGTACGCCTCTATCTCCCTGCGGAAGGTGTCGGCGGGCAGTTCCCCACGCTCAATACGTGCCAGATTCTTCTCCCATTCGCCCGTCATGGCTACGTCGGCGATGCGCATCGTCTTCACGACCGAATAGAGGGCAAGCCCTTTTTCAGTCGGCACAAGCGATTTCTTGCAGCGTTCCATGTAGCCGCGCTTGAAGAGCGTTTCGATGATGGCGGCACGGGTGGCGGGCGTGCCGATGCCGCAGTCCTTCAACGCCTGACGCAATGCGTCGTCCTCTATGTCTTTGCCCGCCGTTTCCATTGCCGACAAAAGTGTCGCTTCGGTATGCAGCGGCTTGGGTTTGGTCTTGCCCTCCGTGGTGGAGCAGCCTTTCAGCGTCAGCGTGTCGCCTTCCCGCCAGCCGGGGATGGCGGTTTCTTCTTTGTCCTCCCCGCCATAGACGGCACGCCATCCGGCTTGCCTGATGACGCTGCCTTTCACCGTGAACTCCACTCCGGCACACTCCGCCGTGACGGTGGCGGTGTCCTTGACGCATTTTTCGGAGAAAGCCTCAATCATGCGCCCGGCAACCATCTGATAAATGATGCTGTCCTCTTTGGAGAGGAACAGCGGCTTCTCGCCAGTGACGAGCAGGGCGTGGTGGTCCGTCACCTTGCCGCCGTCCACACTGCGGCGTGTCGGCTGCGCTTTCGCCTGCACCTTGCCTTTCCATTCGGGCAAAGCCCCGATGAAGGCGAACAGCTTGGGGATTTCAGCGAACACGTCTTCGGGGATGTAGCGGCTTCCGGTTCGCGGATAGGTGATGAGTTTCTTCTCGTAGAGCTTCTGCGCGATTTCAAGCGTCTGTTCCGCCGTGAAGCCGTGCTTGGCGTTGGCTTCCTTTTGGAGCGTGGTCAGGTCGTACAGGAGCGGTGTTTCCTCCGTCTTCTCCTTGCGTTCGGCTTTCGTGACGGTGGCTGTGCCTGCCGACTTCACCTTATCATACAGTTCCGTCGCAGGCTCTTTCTCTTTCCATTTTTCGGAAGAGGAAAACTTCACCGTTCCTTCATCGCAACCGTCCGTTGCGATATGGAGCTGCCAGAAGGCTTCGGGCGTGAAACGGCGGTTCTCCCAGTAGCGTGCGCACACCATCGCCAGCGTGGGTGTCTGCACCCGTCCGACGGAGTACGTGCCGTGTCCGGCGGCGATGGAGAGTGCCTGCGTGCCGTTGATGCCCACGAGCCAGTCTGATTCGCTCCGCGCTTTGGCGGCAAGATAGAGGCTGTCGTACCTGCTGCCGTCTTCGAGGTTGCGCAGCCCATCGCGGATAGCCTTGTCAGTAAGCGAGCTTATCCACAGGCGCACGAACGGGGTGGTGCATCCGGTGTAATGGTAGAGGTAGCGGAAAATAAGCTCACCCTCGCGCCCTGCATCGGTCGCCACGATGATCTGTTCGCTTCTGTTGAACAGGGTGGCGATAACCTTTATCTGCGCCGCCACACCGCTGTCGGGCTTGTAACCCTTCTCCGTCTTGGTCTGGCGGGGGACGAGCGTGAAGGTGTCGGGGATGACGGGCAGGTTGTCACGGACGAAGCCGCGTATGCCGTAGCCGTCGGGCATGGCAAGCTGCACGAGGTGTCCGAACGCCCATGTCACGGCGTAGCCGCCTCCCTCGAAATATCCTTCCTCTCTCTTTGTCGCGCCCACGATGCGGGCGATCTCACGTGCCACAGACGGCTTTTCTGCAATGATTGTCTTCATATTCTTCTGTCGTTTTGAATTTTACAAATGTTACTTCGGATTTAGTGGCGGACACCGGATTACATCTTCATGCCCTTATTGTTTCTTTTCTGCGGCTTCTCCTGCTGCTGTTGCTGTGCGGTGTCCTTCGGGGCGGTCTGTCCCTTCCGCAACGGCTCCTTCAGGTTCTTGGTAGCCTCGTTGGTCTTGCCCTCGCTGTTCACCGCCACCTGTGTGCGGCTCTCGTTGGACGGGGCGACCTTCTGCGCGTTGTCGGGGTTGGTGTCGTAGCGGTACGGGCGTCCCTTCTCCGGATTGAACCTGATGTACATCGTGGCGTGGAAGCCTTGCTTGTCGGTCACGTTCTCTAATTTCACGGCTTTGCCCGCCACGTAGTCGGCTTTCTGCTGTTCGGTGAAGTCCACGCCGCTCCATTTGCTGATGGGGCGGATGCTGCCGTCGGCGTTCGTCCACGTGTTGCGGCGTTGCTCCTTCTGCGTATTGGCGGCATTCTCCGTACCCTGCGCCTGTCCTTGTGCGGGGTTGTTCTTCGTTTCCTGCGTCTGGGCGGTACGGGGCGACCTGCCGGTTCCCGGCACGAACTCCACGCCGCGCTGTTCCACGTTCACTTGCAGGGTGGTGACGAACTTCCTGCCGTCCTTGCGCTCGATGAGCTTGTCGCGCACGGGCAGCCCGGCACGCAGCATGTCCTGCTCCTGCTTGGTGATTTCCGTTTTGCCGATGCGTTCCGGTATGCGCACCTTGCTTGCCGGGACATCCGTGATTTCGTTCGTCTTGCGGTCGATGCTGACGAACGAGGGGATGATCTCGCCCGTTTCCCTGTCCACGAGGTCCACGACCCTGCCGAGGTTGCCCGTTTCGCGCAGGTTCTTCCGGTCATCGTCGGAGAACTTGTGTTCCTTGTACTCGTCGAGCTTCTGCTCCTTGCGGATGAAGTGCGGCACAAGGCTGACATTGCCCTCGCCGTCCTTCTTGAAGGAAAGGCGGGCGTCCAGCTCGAAAGCCTCTCCGCCGAAATTGGGCGACACCCTCACCAAGTCGGACTTGCCGTAGTTGAGCATCCTGTCAAGGTCGCCCGACTTTTCAAGGTCGTCGCGCTTCACGCCCCATTTCTCCTCCAACTCCTGCCAGTTGATCTTGCTCTCGTCGATGGGCTGGTAGCCCCGGTTGCTCTGCGCCTGCTGTGGGCTTTCCTGATTCTGTTCGTTTTTCTGTTCCATTTCTTCCTGTTTTTTAGGTTCGTCATCTTGTTTCTGTTCCGGTTGTTCCTCCGGTTTCTGCTCTTGGTCGGCGGTCTGTGCCGCCTGTTCTTCCTGCACTTTCTTTTCGTAGCCGGAGGTGTCCACCTTGTGGGGCGCAAGCAGCTCCTTGTTGGTGTCGGGGTCTTTCAGAAACTCCTTTATCACTTCCAGCAGTTTGTCGGCTTGGTCCGCCGCGACACGGTAGAAACCGAAGCGGCTGGGTTCCTTGCACTGCCGGAAGAAGTTCTTGAAGAAGTTGTCCAGCACGTCGCCGTGACGGTCGAATTGCAGGAAACTCTGCGCGTTCTCCGCTTTCGCGGGGATGCGCTTGGGGGAGCCGTCGGCGTTCAGCCCGGCTACCACGCTGATTTCGCCCGTCTTCTCGTCACGGACAACCAGCACGTCCTTTTCGTCTTTTTTCTTTGCCATCTGAAAAATGTTTTAATGGTTATTTTTGAAAGAAATTATGGATACGGGCCTTGTAGAAGGCTATATCTTCCTTGCGGAAGTCCTTTACATGTTCGGAGAGGAACGTCAGCACGTCCGCCTCGCTGTAATAGGTCTTTTTGCCGAGCGTCTTGTAGGGCAGCGCGCCGATGCTGCGGTAGCGTTGCAGGGTGCGCTTGCTGATTTGGAGCAGCATGCACAGGTCTTGGTTGTCGAAAAGCCTGATCCCGTCCATCGGGTTCGGGGCTTTGCCGGACGGCTGCATGGAGAGCAGCATCTCGTCCTGACGGTCGAGCCGTTCCATCACCTTCTGCATCCAGTTCTCGAAATTGTTGCGGGTAAGCAGTTCCATGTCCTACGTCCTCCTTCCTTTGGGTTTGCCGCCCGTGCGCAGCGTGTGGTTGCGTTTCAGCTGTTCCGGTGTCGCGGCATCTCCAGTGACGGTGCTGTCTTCGAGCAGGCGGTCGATTTCCGACTGCCGATAGCGGCACTTGCCGCGCAGCACGACATAGGCGATGCGCTGTTCGCTGCGCATGCGCTGGAGGGTGCGGCAACTCACGTTCAGCAGGTGCGCCGCCTCGCGGGTGGTGAGCAGCCTGTCGGGAGCTTCTTCCTTCCTCCCGCCGGAAACGGCACGCACGTGTACCGCTATCTCGGCTATCTGTTCCGTCAATGCGGTGAAGGCGGAACTTTCCATCGTTATCACTTTCATATTCAGTCCTTTCTTTTGGTTTCTGCGACAAAATTCGGCAATAAACCAAAGGGGCTTTAACAGCTCATTACGTGGCTCACGTAAGATTTTTACGGATAATGGCTCCGTAACCCGGACAGACGGCGCAACAAGCTGCCTTTTAGCGAAAAACGGCTCGTGTTCAAGGCGGCTTCGTTACCTTTGCGGCAAACTCAGAAATGTTTTGCTTATGGAAATAGTATCTATCGAGAAAAAGACCTTCGAGATGATGGTGGCGTCCTTCAACGCCCTCGCGGAGAAGGTAGCCGCCCTGAGGCGCACGAGCGACGGCGGGCGGATGGAAAGGTGGCTCACGGGCGAGGAGGTCTGCGGGCAGTTGAGAATCAGCCCGCGCACGTTGCAGACATTACGCGACAAGCGGCTTATCGGCTACTCGCAGATAAACCGCAGGTTCTATTACAAGCCGGAAGAAGTCAGGAGACTGATTCCGCTTATCGGTACGCTCTATCCCGGCGGCAGATAATCTTATTATTCACCCACTGAATCCAAAGTTATGATGAACGAGAACAACGATGTTTTTACACTGGAGGACGAGCCGCTTGCCACAGTGGTGCAGAATATGCGCAAAGGCTCTAAATGGCTCTCCGCCTTTCTGGAAAGTTACCGTCCGCCGCTGGACGGGGAGCGTTACCTGACGGACAGGGAGGTGGCGGACTTGCTCCGTGTCAGCCGCCGCACCTTGCAGGAGTACCGCAACAACAGGGTGCTGCCCTTTATCCTTTTGGGAGGGAAGGTGCTTTACCCCGAATCCGGGTTGCGTGAGCTGTTAGAGGTGAACTACCGCAAGCCGCTGGAATAATGTTCTGGCATTCCGGAATAAAATGCGTACCTTTGTAGTTAAAAATGAAATACCATTATGCTTCGGAGTGAATTTGCAAAATTGTTAGAATCCACAATAATTCCTGAAGGAATAGAGCAAGAGGACATAAAATCTCGAATCTATCCAATAAGTGCAGCATTGATGTCAATGTTGCCGCAAAAACTGTATAGATATAGGAGTTGTTCAACATTAAACCTTGATGCTTTTGATAAGGATTTGGTTTATGCTGTTACTGCTGATAAGTTTAATGACCCCTATGACACTCTTGTTTATTATAGTTTGGATAATATTCAAGAGCAAATGAGAGCCTGTTGTACAGAAGAATTTCTTGAACAATTCAAACAGATACTTGAAAATAAAGATTTTGATTTTCCTCCAAGTGTAATCCAATTTTTCGGAAAAAACAATTTGGCAGGTTTAAAAAAACAGGTAATATCATGTAATGGTATAAATCCATTGAGATTAGCTCTTTTTAGTGCTGCAATGGAAAACATATTGAAAGAAATCCTATTAAAAATGGGGGATACATTAAAGATCGTATCTACGATAGCATGTTTAAGCGAAAACATAGATTCTGTTATAATGTGGAGCCACTATGCCCAAAATCATGAAGGGTTTGCATTGGAATATGATTTAAGGTTCTTATTAGAACAAGGAGAAATGAATTGTTGTATTTTGCCTGTTATATATGATAACGACCGTTTTGATGCAAATAGCTTTATTCAATGGTATATAGCAAAGAGTTTGGGGCTGGATGTTAAAAATATAGATTCACTATCACATTTGAAAATGGCTATTCACAAATCCACACAGTGGGAATATGAAAATGAATGGCGTATTATTCATTCCGAGAAACAACCTGCCACACATTCTCGTGCAACAAGCCTGAAAATTGTTCCTAAAGCAATCTATTATGGAGAGAGAATTTCAAATATCAACAAGAAAATATTGCATTATATAGCACAAGAAAAAGGAATTGCGGAATTTGATATGTACATTGATTGTGGCTCATTAAAGTATGAGATGTTATATAAGCCATCTCAATTTTGATACCTCATATTCTTTAACAAATAATTCGTATATTCCAAATTGACTATCTTAAAGTTAAAACGGACAGCTTGATGGTTGTCCGTTTTTAATTGATTGTCATCGTCTTTTCAGCAGTAACCGCCTTTTCCGCTATGTACGAATACCATGTAGGCGATATGCTTGTCTTTTGCGAGTGCCTTGTCCATCAGCCAGCGGCGGAAAAGATGGGCGTGGTAGGTGTTCAGCCGAAAGGCGACAGGGATGATGATTTCCAGCGAATACACGTCGGCTGAAAGCCCGTTTTCAAGCCGCATGTAGCGGCACACCTCGTAGTCGTTCAGCACGTCCGGCTTGCGGACGGCTCTGATGGCGGCGTTCACTGCCGGGACGCCCGTGTGGAACAGTCCGGCGATTTCTGTGGCGGTCATCCATATCTCGTTACCGGTTACGCTGACCGTGTTGTCCTCTATGATAATTATATCACGTTTCATGGCTTCTCTGTTTTAGATGGTGCAACCTGCAAATTCCTCGATGCTGTTCAACCTTGCGGCAAGGTTCTCCATGTCTTGGTTGAGCTTCTCTTTGGTGATTTTCGCGTATATCTGTGTAGTCTTTATGCTCTTGTGTCCCAGCATGGAACTCACCGTTTCGATGGGTACGCCGTTGGAGAGGAACACCGTCGTGGCTGCCGTGTGGCGGCTCTGATGCCACGTGATGTGCTTGGTGATGCCGCAACGCTTGGCGACGGAACGGATTCCGGCAAGGCACGTGTTGTAGTGGGGAACGGGGAAAATCCTGCCGTTCCCGCACAGCCCCCGGTATTTGTCGATGATGCGCTTTGCGATGTCGAGCAGGCGGATATTGGATACCACGCCCGTCTTCTGGCGGTTGATGTTTATCCACTCGTGTTCGTCGAAGTAGGTATGGATGTTCTCTTCCGTCAGGTTGCGCATGTCGGCGAACGACAAGCCCGTGAAGGCGCAGAACAGGTAGAGGTCGCGGTAAAGCTCCTGCTTGGCGTTTTTCAGCCTGCCATCCATCAGCAGCCGGATTTCCTCTTTCGTCAGGAAACTGCGTGTCGTTTCCTCCTTCTTGATTTCATACTCGCGGAACGGGTCGCGTGTGAGCCACTCGTTGTTGATGGCGATGAACACCATCGTCCGCAAGGGGCAGACATACAGCCACACGGTGTTGGTGCAGCAGTGCTTGTCCGTGCGAAGGAACATTTCGAAGTCGGAGATGAAAGCGGACGTAAGCTCTTTCAGCGCGATGTCCTTCACGCGGTAGCGGATGGTGAGGAACTCTTGCAGGTGCTTGTAAACGGTCTTGTACTTCAAGAGCGTGCCTTTGGCTTTCATGCCAGCATCCACCTGTTTCTCGTAGTCCTCGTTGTGCTGGCGGAACACCTGCATCAGCGTGTGGTAGCGGTGTTCCAGTCCGAGAAAGGCGTTCTTGACCTTCTCCGCCGTGACGAAATTGTCACGCTCCATGATTTCCTGATAATGTTTGTTGATGCGCACACGCATCTTGTCGAGCATGCGGTTCGTTTCGAGTGCCGCCGAGCTTCTGCCCGTGACACGTCCCCCTTTGGTGTCCCACAGCTTGGGATCGACGGTCAGTTTACAACTGAACTGCGTCTGGCTGCCGTCCACCGTGATGCGTCCCATGACGGGTACTGTCCCGTCCTTTTTCACTACCTGACGTTTGAGGTAGTAGATTACTGAAAATGTACTCTTCATCGTCCTTAATTTTTTTAGGTTCAAAATTAGTTGGTGAAGAGTCCGGTGTCGGTACGCAAAACGGGGAGGAACGGCGCAATCTTTTTTCGTAACCGGATTTATTGCGTGGGTTGTCAGTAACTCACTAATCTTTAACGCCTTGTTTCGCTATCCGTGTCCGTTTGTCGCCCTTTCGGGCATGGTTACGGACAAGTAACGTAGCGGCGTCCTGATTTGGCTTCAGCGGTGATTGCGATGGCTTCACGAATAATCGGAAACCCGACTGAAACCCTTGTAACTCAATTCTATCACTATATCTTTCCGCATTTCACTTTTTTGTAGTAACTTTGTTATAATAAAAAAATAAAAGGGATGAGTTACGATCAATTTCTTCGTTTTATCTTTCCAGAGAGGGAATGTTTGATTATTTTGAATTATCTGATTTCAAAGAAAAGTCGGATAGGGTAGAAATATACTTTGAAGAGAAGAATATACATCCTAAAGAATATGCAACCGATAACTTGGAGAGCAAGGGCTTTTATGAACAAGTCAGGATGCAGGATTATCCGATGCGTGGGCGTAGCTGCCTGTTGTTTATCAAAAAACGAAGATGGTTCAATCACAGTACTGGCAAATATGTAAGCCGCAATTGGAAATTAGTGGCAGAAGGAACGCAAATAACGACTGAATTTGCGTCTTTTTTAAAAGCATTGGATCGACTCGCGCGCTCTTAGCATTAGTCTTTTGGCGGATCATTACGGAATGGAAGCCAAACTGTTGGAGTCCCAATATAAGAATCATCTGAGTCATTTCAGAAATTGGGAGCAACGTGCCCATGCCGAAGAATGGATGCTCTTCGAGAAAAACATTGGACCCTACGTCGGGCTGGACGAAACGGCACTGTCGTCGGGAGAACTGTATACAATCCTGATTAACAAAGAGGCCAAAGGAAGAAAAGGCACAATCATCGCCATGATCAAAGGGACATCCGTAGAAAAGGTATCCCAAGTTATACTCAAACTTTCCCGTCGCAGGCGGTTTCAAGTTCGGGAAATAACATTGGACATGGCACCCAATATGGCCCGGATAGCCCGTCTCTGTTTCCCGGCTGCCAAGCTGGTTATCGACCGTTTTCATGTTCAAAAGTTAGCTTTTGAAGCCGTTCAGGAAATGCGGATAAAGGCACGATGGGAAGCCTTGGATAAAGAAATGGTCGAGATCACATACGCTAAAGCATCAGGACAGCCTTTTGTTACTGAAACATTTGAGAATGGGGACAGTCGAAAACAGCTGTTGGCCAGAAGCCGCTATCTTTTGTTCAAAAAAACTGAACTGTGGTCGGAGAGCCAAAGAAAAAGAGCTAAAATCCTTTTCCGGGAATATCCCGATATCAAGAAGGCCTATTACTTAAGCATGAGGTTAGGGTTGATATATCATCAGGCACAATCGGCAGATATTGCCTTGACGCGTTTGGCACATTGGTATGATCAGGTGGACAAATCCGGTTTCCTGTCTTTTGGCACTGTTGCCAGAACCATACAAACACACTACTTGAATATTGTTGGCTTTTTTAAAAGACGCTCCACCAATGCCGCGAGTGAGTCCTTCAATGCTAAAATCAAAGCTTTTAGAGCACAGCTGAGAGGCGTGAGGGATATTGCTTTTTTCTTATTCAGACTCACCAATATGTATGCATAATTAATTCTCTATGAATATAGGTATCTCCTTATACGTACATAACCGGGCTAAATAAAAGAACTGCAACATAACTACAATAAAAAAGCGTGTCCCTCTAATATAGAGGCAACACACTCTTTCTAATAGTTAAGGTTTGGGTTATTATATTTCTTGTCGTTATATACTGTTATAAAAAAGCTTGACCTGAAAGTTGTCAAGCTATACCCATTGCACAGTCAAGGCTCCTTTGTTTTTGTTCACTCTATACCTATAATCTCTCTGAAAATGAGTGACAGCACGAAGGAACGCTTTTATTTTATACAAAACAAATTTATCTGGAATTATTTTTACACTATCGGGGATTATAATAAATACTTAAATACTATCAGGGGGCTTATAGGAAGATGCAATGGATACTTTGGGAGATGATTATATTTTAATCCCTCAGGATTTCGGTATGATCCGTTCTTGTTTTGCGGATGAAGAACAGCACGTTGAAAGTCTGTCGTTTCTTCATAGAAAAATTAATGTTTAAAGTTACTGAA
Proteins encoded in this region:
- a CDS encoding type IA DNA topoisomerase; amino-acid sequence: MKTIIAEKPSVAREIARIVGATKREEGYFEGGGYAVTWAFGHLVQLAMPDGYGIRGFVRDNLPVIPDTFTLVPRQTKTEKGYKPDSGVAAQIKVIATLFNRSEQIIVATDAGREGELIFRYLYHYTGCTTPFVRLWISSLTDKAIRDGLRNLEDGSRYDSLYLAAKARSESDWLVGINGTQALSIAAGHGTYSVGRVQTPTLAMVCARYWENRRFTPEAFWQLHIATDGCDEGTVKFSSSEKWKEKEPATELYDKVKSAGTATVTKAERKEKTEETPLLYDLTTLQKEANAKHGFTAEQTLEIAQKLYEKKLITYPRTGSRYIPEDVFAEIPKLFAFIGALPEWKGKVQAKAQPTRRSVDGGKVTDHHALLVTGEKPLFLSKEDSIIYQMVAGRMIEAFSEKCVKDTATVTAECAGVEFTVKGSVIRQAGWRAVYGGEDKEETAIPGWREGDTLTLKGCSTTEGKTKPKPLHTEATLLSAMETAGKDIEDDALRQALKDCGIGTPATRAAIIETLFKRGYMERCKKSLVPTEKGLALYSVVKTMRIADVAMTGEWEKNLARIERGELPADTFRREIEAYTREITSELLSCDKLFSRRDSGCKCPKCGTGSMQFYCKVVRCDNAECGLPVFRLKANRTLSDDEIKDLLTDGHTKLLKGFKSKQGKSFNAIVAFDGDYNTTFVFPERKTTKKFSGRKK
- a CDS encoding DUF4099 domain-containing protein is translated as MAKKKDEKDVLVVRDEKTGEISVVAGLNADGSPKRIPAKAENAQSFLQFDRHGDVLDNFFKNFFRQCKEPSRFGFYRVAADQADKLLEVIKEFLKDPDTNKELLAPHKVDTSGYEKKVQEEQAAQTADQEQKPEEQPEQKQDDEPKKQEEMEQKNEQNQESPQQAQSNRGYQPIDESKINWQELEEKWGVKRDDLEKSGDLDRMLNYGKSDLVRVSPNFGGEAFELDARLSFKKDGEGNVSLVPHFIRKEQKLDEYKEHKFSDDDRKNLRETGNLGRVVDLVDRETGEIIPSFVSIDRKTNEITDVPASKVRIPERIGKTEITKQEQDMLRAGLPVRDKLIERKDGRKFVTTLQVNVEQRGVEFVPGTGRSPRTAQTQETKNNPAQGQAQGTENAANTQKEQRRNTWTNADGSIRPISKWSGVDFTEQQKADYVAGKAVKLENVTDKQGFHATMYIRFNPEKGRPYRYDTNPDNAQKVAPSNESRTQVAVNSEGKTNEATKNLKEPLRKGQTAPKDTAQQQQQEKPQKRNNKGMKM
- a CDS encoding helix-turn-helix domain-containing protein, which codes for MELLTRNNFENWMQKVMERLDRQDEMLLSMQPSGKAPNPMDGIRLFDNQDLCMLLQISKRTLQRYRSIGALPYKTLGKKTYYSEADVLTFLSEHVKDFRKEDIAFYKARIHNFFQK
- a CDS encoding helix-turn-helix domain-containing protein, whose product is MESSAFTALTEQIAEIAVHVRAVSGGRKEEAPDRLLTTREAAHLLNVSCRTLQRMRSEQRIAYVVLRGKCRYRQSEIDRLLEDSTVTGDAATPEQLKRNHTLRTGGKPKGRRT
- a CDS encoding helix-turn-helix domain-containing protein — its product is MEIVSIEKKTFEMMVASFNALAEKVAALRRTSDGGRMERWLTGEEVCGQLRISPRTLQTLRDKRLIGYSQINRRFYYKPEEVRRLIPLIGTLYPGGR
- a CDS encoding helix-turn-helix domain-containing protein, translated to MMNENNDVFTLEDEPLATVVQNMRKGSKWLSAFLESYRPPLDGERYLTDREVADLLRVSRRTLQEYRNNRVLPFILLGGKVLYPESGLRELLEVNYRKPLE
- a CDS encoding DUF2971 domain-containing protein; translation: MLRSEFAKLLESTIIPEGIEQEDIKSRIYPISAALMSMLPQKLYRYRSCSTLNLDAFDKDLVYAVTADKFNDPYDTLVYYSLDNIQEQMRACCTEEFLEQFKQILENKDFDFPPSVIQFFGKNNLAGLKKQVISCNGINPLRLALFSAAMENILKEILLKMGDTLKIVSTIACLSENIDSVIMWSHYAQNHEGFALEYDLRFLLEQGEMNCCILPVIYDNDRFDANSFIQWYIAKSLGLDVKNIDSLSHLKMAIHKSTQWEYENEWRIIHSEKQPATHSRATSLKIVPKAIYYGERISNINKKILHYIAQEKGIAEFDMYIDCGSLKYEMLYKPSQF
- a CDS encoding RhuM protein, producing MKRDIIIIEDNTVSVTGNEIWMTATEIAGLFHTGVPAVNAAIRAVRKPDVLNDYEVCRYMRLENGLSADVYSLEIIIPVAFRLNTYHAHLFRRWLMDKALAKDKHIAYMVFVHSGKGGYC
- a CDS encoding site-specific integrase; the encoded protein is MKSTFSVIYYLKRQVVKKDGTVPVMGRITVDGSQTQFSCKLTVDPKLWDTKGGRVTGRSSAALETNRMLDKMRVRINKHYQEIMERDNFVTAEKVKNAFLGLEHRYHTLMQVFRQHNEDYEKQVDAGMKAKGTLLKYKTVYKHLQEFLTIRYRVKDIALKELTSAFISDFEMFLRTDKHCCTNTVWLYVCPLRTMVFIAINNEWLTRDPFREYEIKKEETTRSFLTKEEIRLLMDGRLKNAKQELYRDLYLFCAFTGLSFADMRNLTEENIHTYFDEHEWININRQKTGVVSNIRLLDIAKRIIDKYRGLCGNGRIFPVPHYNTCLAGIRSVAKRCGITKHITWHQSRHTAATTVFLSNGVPIETVSSMLGHKSIKTTQIYAKITKEKLNQDMENLAARLNSIEEFAGCTI
- a CDS encoding ISAon1 family transposase N-terminal region protein; the encoded protein is MFDYFELSDFKEKSDRVEIYFEEKNIHPKEYATDNLESKGFYEQVRMQDYPMRGRSCLLFIKKRRWFNHSTGKYVSRNWKLVAEGTQITTEFASFLKALDRLARS
- a CDS encoding ISAon1 family transposase, which translates into the protein MEAKLLESQYKNHLSHFRNWEQRAHAEEWMLFEKNIGPYVGLDETALSSGELYTILINKEAKGRKGTIIAMIKGTSVEKVSQVILKLSRRRRFQVREITLDMAPNMARIARLCFPAAKLVIDRFHVQKLAFEAVQEMRIKARWEALDKEMVEITYAKASGQPFVTETFENGDSRKQLLARSRYLLFKKTELWSESQRKRAKILFREYPDIKKAYYLSMRLGLIYHQAQSADIALTRLAHWYDQVDKSGFLSFGTVARTIQTHYLNIVGFFKRRSTNAASESFNAKIKAFRAQLRGVRDIAFFLFRLTNMYA